The Procambarus clarkii isolate CNS0578487 chromosome 39, FALCON_Pclarkii_2.0, whole genome shotgun sequence region ctcagcAGCATGTGAGCTAAGCAGCATTCTGACTCAGCAGCATATGGGCTCAGCAGCAAGTGGGCTAAGCAGAACGTGGGATCAGCATCAAGTGAGCTAGGCATCATGTGGGATCTGGCAGCATATGGGCTCAGCAGGATGTGGTGCTCTGGCAGAATGTGGGCTTCAgacagcatgtgggctccaggacGCATTTGGGCTCCAAGCAGCATGTGGGCTTCAGGCAGCTTGCGGGCATAGCACATTGTGGGCTCTGGCAGcgtgtgggctccaggcagcatgtgggctcaggcagcatgtgggctcacgGCAGCATGTGGGTTCTTGCAGCATGTGGGCTCAGCAGAATGTGGGCTCAGCAGCATGAGGACTCTGTCAGCATGTGGGCTCAGTAGCATGTGGGCTCAGCTGCATGAAGGCTCCAGGCATCATGTGGGCTCTGGCAGCTTGTGGGCTCAGCAGCATTTGGGCTCAACAGGAAGTGGACTCCAGGAAACATGTGGGCTCCAGGCTGCATTTGGACTCCAGTAaacatgtgggctccaggcagcatgtgggctctggCAGAATGTGGGCTCCAGGCATCAAGTAGAATCTGGCAGCATTTGGGATCAGCAGCATATAGGCTCTGGTAGTATATGGGCTCCAGACAGCATGTGGGCCCTTACACCATGTGGGCTCAGCAGCATGAGGCTCCTGCCTGCATGTGGGCACTGGCAGCATGTGAACtctggcagcatgtgggctcagaAGCATGTGGGGCTCAGCAGCATATATGCTCAGCAGTATGTGAGCTCAACAGAATGAGAGTTCAGCAGCATGAGGCTCTGGCAGCAAGTTGTATCTTGCAGCATTTGGGCtcagcagcatgtgggctccagccAGCATGTATTCTATGGTAACATGTGGGCtcagcagcatgtgggctccagcaAGCATGTGGGCTCTGGCAACATGTGGGCTCTGCAGCATGTGGGATCAGCCACATGGGGATTCCAGGCAACATGTGGGCTCCAGGACGCATGTGGACTCTGGTAGAATGTTGGCTCAGCAGCATGTGGGCTTCAGGCACATTGTGGGCTCCAGGCAGAATGAGGGCTCCAGGAAGCATGTGGGCTCCAGCTGGCAGcaagtgggctccaggcagcaagtGGGTTGCAGGCAGCAAGTGGGCTCCAGTCAGAATGTGGCCTCCAGGCAGCATGTAGGGTCCAGGGAGCATGTGGggtccaggcagcatgtgggctccaagTAGCATGTGGGCTCCAGCAGCATGTGGACTCCTCGCAGCATGTTAGCTCCAGGCAGTATGTGGGCTCAGAACACTGTGGGCtctggcagcatgtgggctccaggcagcatgtggtcTCTGTCAGCATGTGGGCTCACGGCAGCATGTGCGTTCTTGCAGCATGTGGGCTCAGCAGAATGTTGGCTCAACAGCATGAGGGCATTGTCAGCATGTGGGCTCAGTAGCATTTTGGCTCAGCTGCATGAGGGCTCTGGGCATCATGTGGGCTCAGCAAAATGTGGGCTCAACAGCATGAGGGCATTGTCAGCATATGGGCTCAGTAGCATGTTGGCTCAGCTGCATTAGGGCTCCGGGCATCATGTGGGCTCTGGCAGCTTGTGGGCTCAGCAGCATTTGGGCTCAACAGCAAGTGGACTCCAGGAatcatgtgggctccaggcagcatgtggacTCCAGGAaacatgtgggctccaggcagcatgtgggctctggCAGAATGTGGGCTCCAGGCATCATGTAGAATCTAGCAACATTTGGGCTCAGCAGCATATAGGCtctggcagcatgtgggctctagCAGCATGTGGGCTCAGCAGCATGAGGCTCCTGCCAGCATGTGGGCACAGACAGCATGTGGGCTCTGGCAGCATGCGGGCTCAGCAGCATATAGGCTCAGCAGCATGTGGGCTCAGCAGAATGAGGGCTCACCAGCATGAGGCTCTGGCAGCATGTTGGATCTGGCAGCATATGGGCtcagcagcatgtgggctcccGCCAGCATGTGGGCTCTGGCAAAATGTGGTCtcagcagcatgtgggctccagccAGCATGTGGGCTCTGGCAACACGTGGGCTCTGCAGCATGTGGGATCCTCCACATGGGAACTCAAGGCAACATGGGGGCTCCAGGAAACATGTGGGCTCCAGGAAACATGTGGGCTCCAAGCAGCAAGTCAGCTGTGGTAGAATGTGGGCtcagcagcatgtgggctccaggcacaTTGTGTGCTCCAGGCAGAATGAGGGCTCcaagcagcatgtgggctccaccTCGCAGCAAGTGGGCTCCAGGACGCATGTggcctccaggcagcatgtggggtccaggtagcatgtgggctccagCCAGCATGTGGGCTCAAGGCAGCAAGTGGGCTCCAGGCAACATATGGTTTCCAGGCAGCATGTTGGTTAAAgccagcatgtgggctccaggcagcaagtTGGCTCCAGGCAACATATGGTTTCCAGGCAGCATGTGaactccaggcagcatgtgggctccagctCGCACCAAGTAGGCTTCATGCAAAAAGTGGGCTGCAGGCAGCAAGTGGGCTCCAGTCAGCATGAGGCCTCCAGGCAGCAAGTGGGCTCCAGGAAGCATGTGGACTCCAGGCAGCATGTTGGCTCCAGGCACCTTGTAGGCTTAAGGCAGCAAATGGGCTTACGGAAGTATGTGGGCTCAAGGCAGCAAGTGGGCTCAAGGCAGCCAGTGGCCTCAAGACAGCATGTCGGCtctggcagcatgtgggctccaggcagcaagtGGGCTCATAAGAGCATGTGGGCTCCGGGCAGCATGTAGGCTTCAGGTTGCAAGTGGGCTCCATAGAGCCTGAGGGTTCCAGGCAGCACGTggcctccaggcagcatgtgggcagAGGCAGCATGTGGGCTAAGAAGCATTCTGGCTCAGCAGCATATGGGCTCAGCAGCATGTGGGCTAAGCCTAATGTGGGAtctggcagcatgtgggctcagcAGGAACTGGTGCTCTGGCAGAATGTGCGCTTCAgacagcatgtgggctccaggcagcatttAGGCTCcaagcagcatgtgggctccaggcagcatgtgggctctggCAGCATTTGGGCTCACGACAGCATGTGGGCTCAGCAGAATGTGGGCTCAGCAGCATGAGGGCTCTGTCAGCATGTGGGCTCAGTAGCATTTGGGCTCAGCAGCATGAAGGCTCCGGGCATCATGTGGGCACTGACAGCTTGTGGGCTCAGCAGCATTTGGGCTCAACAGCAAGTGGAGTCCTGGAaacatgtgggctccaggcagcatttGGACTCCAGGAAACATgcgggctccaggcagcatgtgggctctggCAGAATGTGGGCTCCAGGCATGAAGTAGAATCTGGCAGCATTTGGGCTC contains the following coding sequences:
- the LOC138372639 gene encoding collagen alpha-1(I) chain-like → MWALAACGLSSMRLLPACGHRQHVGSGSMRAQQHIGSAACGLSRMRAHQHEALAACWIWQHMGSAACGLPPACGLWQNVVSAACGLQPACGLWQHVGSAACGILHMGTQGNMGAPGNMWAPGNMWAPSSKSAVVECGLSSMWAPGTLCAPGRMRAPSSMWAPPRSKWAPGRMWPPGSMWGPGSMWAPASMWAQGSKWAPGNIWFPGSMLVKASMWAPGSKLAPGNIWFPGSM